One part of the Halobellus ruber genome encodes these proteins:
- a CDS encoding transcription antitermination protein, whose amino-acid sequence MNGEDLASELRDDHETEFSRLGSSKAMYALTGGEMDGDRVRAAAATDALAFAAALEAWDPDDPTGELYPDLAAAAREHAAAVADDPSLDEEPPLYDALAGFDATPARLGGLLGRYLVVSEYASQMVGFFVGDADPMAANDFRDLRSEVDAERDRVVDALNAACGADEEWAVARDAAETVIEAAYDDYVETLESMGIKPKNVC is encoded by the coding sequence ATGAACGGCGAGGACCTCGCAAGCGAACTGCGTGACGACCACGAGACCGAGTTCTCCCGGCTCGGCTCCTCGAAGGCGATGTACGCGCTGACCGGCGGCGAGATGGACGGCGACCGGGTACGGGCCGCCGCCGCGACCGATGCCCTGGCGTTCGCGGCGGCACTCGAAGCGTGGGACCCAGACGACCCGACCGGGGAACTCTACCCGGACCTCGCGGCCGCCGCACGCGAGCACGCCGCGGCGGTCGCCGACGACCCGTCCCTCGACGAGGAGCCGCCGCTTTACGACGCCCTGGCAGGGTTCGACGCGACGCCGGCCCGTCTCGGCGGTCTCCTGGGCCGCTATCTCGTCGTCTCCGAGTACGCCAGCCAGATGGTCGGTTTCTTCGTCGGCGACGCCGACCCGATGGCCGCAAACGACTTCCGGGACCTACGCTCGGAGGTCGACGCCGAACGCGACCGGGTCGTCGACGCGCTGAACGCGGCCTGCGGAGCCGACGAGGAGTGGGCCGTCGCCCGTGACGCCGCCGAGACGGTCATCGAGGCCGCCTACGACGACTACGTCGAGACGCTGGAGTCGATGGGGATCAAACCGAAAAACGTCTGTTGA